A window of Macrotis lagotis isolate mMagLag1 chromosome 1, bilby.v1.9.chrom.fasta, whole genome shotgun sequence genomic DNA:
TCTCTTTGAACCTTACAAGAAATGGTTGTTACATAGTTCTGGAATTATTGACTCTGTCtttcagatgaggagactgagaacCAAAAAGATTATACTTGTCTCAAATCACATAGCTAAAGAGCTGTGAGATGTGGGTCAAGGAGGATGAAACCTTCTAAGCCAAAGGTTGAACTATCCTGTGAACCCCTCTCTGATTCTGATCTTCTCCTAATCTGATGGAGTCTTCTGCCTTTGTTAGTCCAACATCCCTGTGGAAAATTTCCTGGACCTCTCCCTAGGCTAAGTAGGCCTCAACTTCATCTCAGCCACTTTGTAGGAATAGTAGTACCCTTTGCCCGAGTACCAGTTTATTCCATTGGCAAAACTGCCATGGGAACCTCCAAGGTACAAGCCATTCAGGTTAGAGTGATGACATTCCTTGTACCACCAGGCTCCACTATATAAAACAGCACAATTATTTGAATATGGGTCATTATCTCGATCTTTCGTTGAGAAGGGCATGTTGTTATGGTAGGTCAGTGAGTCCCCTGCAAAGGAAAGAACACTAACATTTATACATGGTTAGGGTTAATCTCTTTGGCTTTTTATTCAAGGTCTTTCACAAAGTTTTCTATCTTTCCCATCTCCTCTTACTGTTCCTATAAGTCATGGAATTATATCATCTCAGTTTTCAGATTTGTATTTAATGAATGGTTCATTCTTGGAGATGTCTAAtgttcctttcactctgactttttaagctttaaggtctcttccaggtctgacattctgtgtGCTAAAGTCCTGACCAGCTccaatattctatgttctaaggtcccatTCACCTTTCATATCTTATCAGATGATATCTctgtctcctggttctcctttaCTTTTTGTCCCACTGACCTTGCATAACCAAAGCTTAATTGTGTCTCACCTGCATCTCCTTCCACAAAACTTCCTAGTATCAGCTTGTAGTTTTCAGCTTCTCCTGCGATCTGGAATGATGTATACTTGGCAAAGGAGTGATTGCCTTCAAAGTCATTGAAATCTATTCGGAGCTCACAGGTTTCTATGAGGGAAgagtttaaaaagattttgaccAGATTTTCCTAAGTCAAATGTCTGATTGGTAGCTACAGGAGTGAAGTCTTTGATAGAGACGTGTGGTCAGTGCCCCCTTGAACTTCTTAtctttgttcagttgtatctgatgtttttgtgacttcatttgggtttttttgggcaaagatactgaaggaatttgtcatttccttctcaagtttattttacattgaggaaactaaggcaaacagaagcgagtgacttactcaggggcacacaggtagtaagtgtctgaggccagatttgaactcacaaataTGAGTCAgcatctatccactgcactacctagcaaCCTGCCATTCCTTACcttatcaaccaatcaacaaatgAATGCACTGAGGGAGGTTAACACTGAAGTTTGACCtctacatatatacagatatatatatatatatatatatatatatatatatatatatatatatatatatatatatatattatctcactgaTTCTCACAAAAACTTCAGAGGTAGTAATTATTACCACATGGTTAGATGAATTGTTGAATggttgggaaaggaagaaggtaaGAAAGTTAAGTGGGATTGGGGAGAGGAGATCTGAACAGGAAAGGGATTCCAATAATACTCTTACTAggacttattctttttttttttagatttttgcaaggcaaacggggttaagtggcttgcccaaggccacacagctaggtaattattaagtgtctgagaacagatttgaacccaggtactcctgagccggtgctttatccactacgccacctagccgccctaggaCTTACTCTTACTAGGACTCTCTCAATCTACCACCCAGCATTCAGTTAACTTGCAAGGGTTGTCCTTACTCTCCATCACAGAAGAATGGATGCATTTTGAGGTGAAAGATGCTAAGAAGGCCTTCACTACCAAGAAATTTTCACAGTGCCCTGAATTCAATATTTCACTGCTTTCGCTGCTTACTGCTTTCAAGTCCTGGGATTAAGTAAGAGGactgccatttcttctccagttcattcgacagatgaggaatctgaggcaaagagggttaagaggcccagaatcatacagtttATAAagatctgaggccaaatttgaactcaggtcctcaagattctggcactctatccactgtgccacttagttgcccaacTGTCACCACTGCTTTTTAGGATAGTAACTGTATCTGCTCCTTTTAGAGTGTCCAACTTCAAGACAAATATTACAGGGCAGGTATGTGTGTAGGTGTGTGATGGAGAAGATTGATGGCATTCCTAGGAAGATGGTGTGTATTtattttagagaaggaaaaacaaggtGGGAATTGAGACTGGAGCTGACCTGCACTGGGGTCTGTAGTGACCTGGGGGAATGAGTTCTTCAGATCCTTACCTTGAGCTGTCAGCAAATGAAGGTCATCATTTCCCAGCCAGAAGTTCCCCAGTTGACTGCCAAAACCTCTTTTGTATGCAGCCCAATCCCGAAAGAAATCCACAGAAGTATCTACTCGTCTCTGGAAAACCTGTGGGGGAATGAGTTCACAGAGAGAAACCCATCTAATGTCAATTCTGGAAGGAACTTTGGGAATCACCCAGTCTAACCTCtcagttttatagatgatgaagaaACTTGGGctcagaaaagggaaggagaattttccaaggtcacataatctGTGGCAAAGCCAGAGCTTGATCGTGGTTCCTTAACCAGGACTCTTTATACTGGGTTATTCTACTGCTCTGCAATGAGCTGATACTTACAATCCATCCCCCACCATCAGTATCCATGTCACAGAATACAGTCATAGGCTTACAGGAAGAGAGGAAGATGGTATACCAGCCACTCAGGGTGTTCCCTTTACTGAACAGCTCTAAGCAGCTTTTACTTCCtgagaaagaaatgggagaaatcCAAAACCAGCAAAAGGTAGATGtttatttgtgaaataaaattaGACCTCATCTATCCTTggataaaagaaaaactgggtTCTGAGTCTTCATGGTTTAACCCAAATTCCACTATCTCCATAAATCCTTCTGTAAACTATTCAAGTTCAACTTCTTTTCATCACTTCCTAGAATACtcttattattaattttctttatttttaatgccCATGGACCAGATccaagtttgtttttattttcagttaaagGAGTAAGCAAACTCAAACTACACAGGTCGGTAATTATTCCAAAACCACAGTCTTAGAGAATTTTCTCAGATATTGAGAAATAATGTCATTTCCTCAGAGTCACACAttcagtatgtatcagaggcaggacctgaacccaagtcttcctgattccatttacTAAACTACACTGCTTCTCATTAGTGTCTACATCTTGCCATATGTTGCTCTGTATAATCATTTTCTGTCTTTTGTGtttgcgtttttttttttttagttttctttttgtatatatcATCTTCTTTTTCCAAGAGAAGTACAGGGTATTTCAAAGATTAGTGTATGCCTAACTTAGCTAGGCTAAAATTGCACTAAGAATTTTGGGACACCCCATTCAATTTGCTGATGAGGGTATAGATGAGAGGAGGAAGCTTCCCAAAACTTAGGAAGCTGACATTAATCAGGACTTGGGATTCAATAAAGCCATTGATTTCAAGTAGACCTTTGACTGAGCCCTCCCATCAGCTCAGGGCCCTAAACCACAGCAAAGTCAGGTAAGGTTCTAGGATTCAAGAAAACTCACCTTTCTTGCATAGGTCAATTTCTCCATCAGCTCCTGtacatgagaagggaaaaaaataaattggttgTTCATGTATCAGTACCATTTTAAagctcatacatacacacaaaatgtGAGGTGACTGATGTAAGTGTTATTCCTGTCATCAATCCTGCTTTGATTTTAGAAAATGGAATTTAGAGGCAGTTTCTTGACTAATAGCAGACTTTTTTCTGCAGGAGACTGCTCCTGTTCCAACAGGCTGGGTAATTCTATTCATATAGTTCTTTGATTTGCCTTTAATTACTTACCTTTGGGACCCATAGGTCCTTCCTTCCCAGGAATCCCGGGGGGGACCTCTCTCCCCTGTAGATACCAATGAAATAGGATCAATGATAATAAACTCCAACATTTAACTTGAAATTCACCAGTTCCCCTTCTGGTCTCCCAACCCATACCCATTTCCACAAACTTCCTAGATTACAGGACTGTAAAACTGAAAAGGGACCTCAGAATACTTAGAATactcctcttattttatagataagagaaaTAATACCCTGTAGTGGACAAATATAAATAACTGAGGAAACACAAACCAAGCTAAATAATTTAGTAGCAAAACAGGTATAATATTGGACTCTCCAGTTCATCCAAAGACCCTGAATTCTGAATGAGGCAGATTTTTATGTATCAGAAACAATCAAATAAgaccaattaattaaaaggaaaataactaacaatatctAAGCCAGGATACAaaattaggtaatctgatttctaattggaggaaaggTTGAAGACTTtccaagttggggggggggggggggaagagtacATTTCAGTTAAGCTGGGAAGAAGGAGGGACTTGTGAGTAGGTTTTGAggtctttccttttccagaattGAGAGATGCTGATTAACTGCATCTATCTGCATTTCGTGAAACAATAGATCAAAGTTTAAGCCATCTAGTGTCCCATGCAAAATAACAAGGATAATAAATGTGATAGCACAAGATAAGAGTCAGTATTTATCATGTAGAATCTACTTGGTTTACTCAATCACTCAACACTAAATCAATTGCAATTTCTAATTAATCTTTGCAGGGATTAACTCACTCACCCAGAAACTCTAGGTCATGGGGGGATTTGATCCCAGATCCTCAGATTCCAAAGTCAGCATTCTTTCCTTAGTGCTTTGGTCATCTTTTGTCAAACATTAGATCTTCCATCCACCTTGACTCTCCCCATATTGCACATATTATCTAAGATAGAGTCCAGCCCAACTTTGTTTCAGTACTCAATTTTTGCtttagaagacctgaattcaaattccagttcaTCCATTTTACTGTTTATGTGATTTGGAGTAAGTCATAGGTCTCTCTCTACACTTCAgttgattcatttattttctgactAGATCTCTTATTGTATTAGGATAGAGAATTTCACAAAAAGAAACCCCTTCTACCAAAAATATTTCTGCAGCAACCCTGACAACTTGTAGAGATATAGAGTTCCTTGGAGAcacattgaggttaagtgacatgctcagggtcacaaagaggatatcagtgtcagaggcaagatttgaatacaAAGCTTCCTAACTTTGAGGGTGATTTTCTTTGCATTAGGTCATATTGCTTCTATTATGCCATAATCTAGGCTAAGGTAAAACACTTACTTGAGGATGATCACATATGTAAAGGTTctataaactaaaaatattttttgagtgcCATCATATCCCTTCCTCACTCTcccctactactattactatgaCTACTAAATTACTTTTACATTATGATTCCTACTACTATTTCTATTGCTATCACTATTATGAtttctactactattactgctactactattgtTATgattactactattgctactatgATTGCtactaccattattattattactcctactactactactactattattattattattattattattattactactactactaccaccattatTACAACTTACTATTTCAGTTCTCAATACTGGTACTACTCACTGCTACCATTACAATTAATACTGTTACAACTAATGTTAGTCCAAATTAGTCACCTAGATTGAGTTTGAATTAGCACCTAGCTTTCTGGGCAGACAAGCTAAGATATGACCTCATAATCATAGTCATATATTTACTAGTGGTTCTTTcaagatatatttattttctccaagAAGTAATGGCATTTTCCAGCCTTAGAATACCATTATTTACTCTAAAAAGTATTTCAAATGCCAGAGTACATGATCTGAGAATTACagattatatattaattatgttgttcTTTATGATTTTTAGGGAGGCTGTGTTATATGGTAGATGACCTCAAAGCTAGGAAGTCTTCAAGTCTAGTCACTTATTCTCAAAATCACAGAACagcaattaattttgtttttttgtacaGAGGGGtggaaaaggggtgggggggagtattTTGGAACCATGAAACTGGCCTAATAAAGTGGTATAGAACTCTTTGATGTGTCAACATGGTAGAATTATTATATTGATCATAATGATTGTAAAGTATTTGCATTTGTCATCTATCAGCAGACAGAGTATTTATTGAGCAACCCTGAGCATAGTGGTGTGAGGGATGCAAAAATAAGACatgttcccttccctcctggATCTCTCCATGAATaagaaagataataatagtaaaataattacAGTAAAAAGTAGTAGGAACAGGGAGGATTCTGAGTTTCATAAATAGTATTGACAAAGTTCCCTATCCAAATTGAGACAATGGTTGTTTGGGGAAGGTAGGAAAGGCACTGTCACCCTTTAATTaggaaattaaatttgaaaacttGAAGGGAATTACTGAAAGGCCCATAGGAGATCTAGCCAAGACTAGAGCTCAGATCTTCTGACTATATATGCTAAAGCAGAAACTAGTGAACTAAGCACCATTCCTCCAAcacttatttatttcttaaaagaacCTTTGAAGGATACTTATTTACTTTAGATAACATAGTGAAGAATCACAACTTACGGCATAAAGAACTTCAGTTTTCCCAGCTTTATATCATGTGTGTATTACATGTTTTACTCACATGGCAAGTGATTCAGTGCTCTTTGACTAATTCCAACTCATTTTCAGTCAAATTCTATGAACTCACAGGGTCTGTCATACATACCTCTCATTCCTTTGGAACCCTCTTTTCCTTGAGGACCAGGGGATCCAGGAAGTCCTGGACAGCCTTGAAGTACAGCAAGTTTGTCAGACTCCCCAAGACCCACAATCTTTATATCTGCCGGATGTGAAAGACACACACataagcatacatacatacatacatgcatgcacttACATACACCCACACGGACATATATAACATTGAGTATAATGATTTCTGAAAGGTCCAAAGAACTCAAAAGACAATTAGCAGAAGGGACCAAAAGTCAAAGCTTATCCTCATAGTTTGGATTTGTGTAACTATAGGATATGACATCTTATGATGTTAAacataaaatattgaaaacagttttaatttacagaaaaatctgaaaatagaAAGGTAATGCTCTTTAAAGAACAACTTTCTCTCTCTGAGCTCAGTCTGACAGAGTACAGGTAATCCTTGCCAAAATGATCCTGAGCAATTTGAGGGAGTGGGGGAAAGAATTAGAAGTAAATGAAAGGAGACTTGCCCTGGGAGAGgctttagaaataatttaaagatgTTAAGAGACAACATGTTGTATTGTATCAACCTGGAGTCTGGAGAAATAtgatttaaatctgaatttagacTTTAACTACATGAccatggttaagtcacttaacctctctgaggtTCAATTCCTCATCATGTGAATGATAATACTAATAATGCCCATCTTCCAGAGAATcacatgaaattttatatatacataaatatatgatatgcataaatgtgtgtatatgtgtttatgtgtaagTGTatcttatgtatatatgtatttgcatatcTTTAATTGGCATTACatcatttatatacacatatatacatatatatttgcaaacATATAATgctgtgctatataaatataaattattaaaaacttgATAAGTATAGAGCACTGTACCAAACAGataaaactttagaaaaagaTAAGTTCTTAGCCCTCCCAGTAGAGTCTAGTACAATGATGATGtctatgagataatatataatattcaaaGTAAATTCATTGGAGAGTTCCAAAACAAAGTATCCAAGAAGGAAAGTCATTGTGACCTTGAGAGAAAAACTGATAACCAAACCAGTGCTAGGAGGACTATTACCTAGGTCACCAGATTCACACAACTTTTTCCAGTGAAATTTCCAGTCATttattagagagagagaagaaggagggggagagagagagagagagagagagagagagagagagagacagagagagttacTCCTAGAGATTTCTATAAACAGCTATTTATAATAacttgtatttatatagtgctttaagttttgcaaggcattatgatgtgtacatatacatatatgcatatatgtacctCCAAggctctgtgtgtatatatatgtaaaatctcatttgattctcataataacctgagaggcaaatattattattgttattctcattttatgggtgagggAATTGAGAAtatctaggtggtgtagttgataaagcagtgaccttggagtcaggaggactggaatgAATCTGGTCTTTTGCCCACTTCCCCcacttgaaacttactagctgagtgcccttgggcaagtcacaatcttgAGTGCCTCATAGCTgagtccatctccagtcattctgattcatatctggccactggactcaaatgtttctggaggagaaagtgaggctggtgacttagcatagcaccccctcattcaaatccaattcacctgcttgttatggcacctccctgatgacatggttcttcaagaatgaaggacaaaaatcttcaggaggaaactgagggagcaagagattaaatgatctatccagggtcacaaaactagtaagtatcaagggcagaatttgaactcaattcttcctgactcagtttttttttttgtagtttttgcaagtcagtggggttaagtgccttgcctaaggccacacagctaggtaattattaagtgtctgaggtgggatttgaactcaggtactcctgactccagggctgttgctctatccactatgccacctagctgccccctgactcAGTCTTTCTAAtgactgcatcatctagctgcaaATATAAGTTTTTGGAATAAAAGGAAGGGATAAAAGGTTGGGGAGAGAAGACATTCTCCTACCTTGGAGAACACAAGgttatagaaaagaaatgagaaaggacaGTATTGAGAAAAATGAGTCCCCCATGTTCCTCAGGAGCAGATTCGGGAAGGAATAATAGGTCTAGATCTTAGAGTTATCTCTGGGAATCTCACTCACCTGGACACTGGCTAATCTCCAGAGCAGTGCAGGTTGTGAGGCACAGGTATGCCAGGAGCCAGGCAATCCTACCCATGGCTTGAATGGGCTCTTCAACCTTAAGGTTCCAATCACTTTTTGGTCCCTTTGTCTTTGACTGCCAAAGGCTGTCAGATCTTATAAAGGGATTGAAGAGCCAGCCCttatcctccctcccttcttatttcttttctcccctgGGGTGAAGTGTTTGTTTTGCCCCCCTGATTAGCTAATCTGAAAGAATGCTTTGCCCTCAATGGCCCTTCAGAGTTTCCTGCTTCctatgaattctttatttttcttttttttcttttcagaatgatTTCCTGATGGATCAATGACTACCTCTCTTTGCATGACAGATATGCTTTACTTCCTTCTCTGATCATTTCCTCTCTAGCTTCATCAGCTCTAGTCTTGTATATCTCAGAGATCATGCCTGCTGAGATTTAACCCTTCCATCTTCTGAATTACAGTACTGAGATACTAATTGGTAACTCTCTGACCGTCTCCTTCACTAACTACCTTGGTCCCTACATCAGACACTTTCTAGTCCTATAGTTCATCCCTTTTCACCTACCCAAGTCTAGCACCATGATCAAATCAACTCTGCCATAATTCCTTGGAAGAATGTGTGAATCTTTTTCTGAAACAACATGCCAACTCCCATCCACTCTCTAAAGTATAAATTTTCTTCCCTTAAAATGGAAGCTTCTTTAGAGCAGGGATTGTTTGTACTTTTGTTTTTGGTTGCTTAATGCTTAGTATGGTACTTGGCACATTTGTTatcacttttttttcagttgtactccactctttatgacctcattttgaattttcttggcatttccttctccatttttacaaatgaggaaactgaggcaaataggattaagtgatttatacaGAGTggcatagccagtaagtgtctcaggtcacatttgaatttaggaagataccttttcttgactccagacccagtgctctatgtTGTCATGCATGACTAACTTAATGGAAAGGCCAGTCACCCAAATAGCTCCATTTTCAGTTGTCCTCTGGACCTTTGAACAGGTGATCCCATGTTGTCTTTGGACAATAAAGTGTTTGCTGTGTAGCATATtctgaatttcttcctttccttcagcaTTTATTGTCTGTTATTCAGGAGCATTTATCACCTACTGCTATGTACTGTTAGTTATTTCTATATGCATGCATTTTGTTACCCCAACTAGATGGTGAGTCCCTTAGTTAAAATAATAGTCCTTTATATGTCTTGAATATGGTctaaatgaaggataaacatcattatcatcatcacctcATCACCTCACCTCTGGACCATTGCAATTAGCTTCCTACTTTGTCTTCTTGCATcaaatctctccctactccatCCAGTCCATCTCCTACTCAATTACCAAAGTGAACTTCTTAATTGGTAAATCTACCCATATCTCCCAATTTCCCAagtaaattccagtggcttccaattgtctcaaaaatcaaataaaaataatcccttgcttggtttttaaagtcctttgtaaCCTGGACCCTTTCTCACTTTCCAATAttctaatactttatttcctttctgtttattctttgaccagtgacactggtctccttggTATTTCTCATACATAATATCCCATCTCTAGGCTCCTCTGTGCCCTTTTGGTTCTCCCCCATTTGTaaatctctccctcttcctctccatctTCTGACTCCCCCAACTTCCTTCAAGACTAAGCTTAAATCCCAATTTATGCAAGAATCCTTCCTCATACTTTTCCTATTCCTACCCCTTAATACTTATTGCCAGGCCTTCACTCTAATCCAGGTGGTGCAGTTAATAGCTTACCAGGCCTGGGATCAaaaagaattgggttcaaatcttcaggtatctattttttttcctagactgTGGTGCCAAACTATGTATATCCTGACCTATCCCACATCCTCTCACCATTTCCAGCTTCTCTTTATGTGTTGCATTTCCTTTGTTAAACTAGAAGTTTCTTGAGGTCAGGTTCTGCCTTGCTTATTTGTAGTTTTAGAACTTAACAAAATTTCTGGCACatggaaaaacaataaatattttatttatctatctatctagccaGCTAGCTAGCTAgttatctacctatctatccatctatctatcatctattcatCTCTATCCTTTTTTCTGCTGTCTTTttgctctctttctttgtcttggTCTCTCGGTTTCTGcctttcatttttctatccaATTCCAAGCTTTTATTTCCTAATCtacaaaagattaaaatattGATCCGACATCCCCTAATCATTACTAGGAAAATGGTATAGAAATGTGATTtgtcattaatattattttagagtAGACATTATTGTATTTGAGCCTTTCAATAGAACTTTGAGGTTCCAGGAATAGAAGAGAAGGTAAAGGAGCCACACATCTTACACAAGGTTGTCCAGCCTTCCTGACAACAGTATAAGATTGCAGGATAAGTATAATCTACTCCACCTAAATCCATTCTTCCATCTATAGAACCTTGTGGAACAATATTATACAATTCATAAGCTATGGTTCACTACAAATCCTCTATCCCAGGTGAACAGGGTTTGACCTTGAAGCTTTTTTCAATATCATATTCTTTTGGATTCTTTTTTGCCACCATCTAGCTTCCACCCTGCAAAATCAACATTTGACTAATGTCTTTCTCTTGAAGGGCCTTTAGTTTCCATTAGAGTACTCAGGTTAACAAGACATCAAATATTTGTCCTAATAGATTTTACTTAACCTGACAAAAAAAATGCAAGGTAATCATGCTTCAGCCTAGCGCATATGGTCCAGAGGTGAATGGGCTTTCACTTTTCCATAGAGATTCATAGCTATTCAAACTTAGAGGACTATATCTTTACTGAAGCTTCTTTATATGGGAAAAGACTGAGATCTCTAGAGGCTCAAACAACTCTCTGATCCCAAAAGAACTATACTTCTCCAGATACTCACCTGGTCCTTACTACTTAGGTAACTATCTAAGTAATTTCCCCTCCAAAAAAGtagtgaataagcatttattaagtgcttatatgTGCCTGGAACTATGCTATGTTAAGCACAAATAAAATAcctctgccttcaaagaactcacattcaaaagaagaaagataacaaTTTAAGATGAAAACTGGGAGtggggaaaaagaagggaaggttcCATGATGGGACATTGGTATTGAAATCAGGAAAGATGGAAgcaaaattgggaaataaatgaaAGACAGTAGGTCTGGCTCCCAcctcaaaatagaagaaaactgaggGGAAATTCATCAATTAGTGAAGGGAGCCACCAGGAGAAAGAATTTGGCATTTTCTAGAAAGTCTAGCTACAATCTTTCTAGTGGGCCAACTTTTTCTAAGGAGGTTCATAATTCATGTGATTTATAATACTGCCCAAGATAGGACTCTACAAAGTTCCAGATTCAGGGTTGCTTCTCCACACAGGGACCCTGTGCATCATTGTTCTTTGGCCAGTTTTCATCTTGCTGTTTCCTTATTCCTATGCTCACTAGTCTTATTTGCTTTCACTCTTCTTTCCATTGTTCATTTGAGGAAAGCTCCTTCTCTTGGACTCAAAAATAGGTGCAGGACAAAGATGTCAAACAcatttctggggcggctaggtggcacagtggatcttcatcaaagcactggccctggagtcaggagtacctgggttcacatccagtctcagacactaaataattacctagctgtgtggccttgggcaagccacttaactccatt
This region includes:
- the LOC141505170 gene encoding ficolin-2-like: MGRIAWLLAYLCLTTCTALEISQCPDIKIVGLGESDKLAVLQGCPGLPGSPGPQGKEGSKGMRGIEVPPGIPGKEGPMGPKGADGEIDLCKKGSKSCLELFSKGNTLSGWYTIFLSSCKPMTVFCDMDTDGGGWIVFQRRVDTSVDFFRDWAAYKRGFGSQLGNFWLGNDDLHLLTAQETCELRIDFNDFEGNHSFAKYTSFQIAGEAENYKLILGSFVEGDAGDSLTYHNNMPFSTKDRDNDPYSNNCAVLYSGAWWYKECHHSNLNGLYLGGSHGSFANGINWYSGKGYYYSYKVAEMKLRPT